AACACATTttgaggttttttctttttttttccatttcttttttcattttattcattgaaATCATTTCCACCACCCTACAGCGAAGGAGATGAAACAAACTGTCTTGACAAGCCAAAGAGATCGTTCCCTTCAAATGGCGAAGTCCATTCAACGGAACCGGGGGTGGATGTTTCTGAATTAGCCACACCACCATCCTGCAATCCTGGAACGGGTATGCCATTGCCACTGGGAGCTGATCTCATTGCCAGCCTGGCACCAAAGCCAGAAGCGCTGCTAGAATCATACGTTTGTGCGCTGCTAGAATCATACGTTTGTGCGCTGCTCTTTAAATTTGTTGGCCCTAACCAAAATCCACCAGGCCTCGGGGAAGATAAACCTCGGTCCAAACTCCAGTCTATGCTGGTGTAGTCTAACTGCGCCATCGACCCAGAAGTGCTCCAATCAACCGGAGAGGATGCCCCTGATGATCCTGTGGAACCCAATCCAGAGAAAAGTCCAAGGGATGAAGCAGCAGCGAGTGATGGTGATGCACCAGCTCTACTCCACAACCCATTTACTTTGCTGGTTCCAGGAGAATCCCCTGGACCATTGCTGGGAACAAAATGCTGTGGTTGTTGATAATGAAATTGGTGGAACATCTGATTGTTTGGGCTGGGGCTTCTTGTGCTAGGAATGGGAGGCATCAAGCCATTTGGCTTCATGATATCAACTCTATTGGTGGGATACCAACCGGCAGCTGTCCCAGGAGGAGATGAGCTTATGCTTGTAATTGGAACCTGCTTTGAATTTATCGATTGAGGCCGCTGCATCATTATCACTGGTTCTCTAACTGTTCCAGGCTGAAGGCTCTTATATTCACTTCCAACAGTAACATAACGGGTTTCTGTCTTGGCAGGTGGAGGTGGCGCTTGCAAAGGAGATGCCAAAGAATAAGAAACAGAAGGATTTGATCCCGCACTTAGCCATCTTTTGTCAGTTGGAGTCGGAGTTGGCTGAGGTTTTGGCCAATCCAACTTCGGTTGTATTCTCTTCAAAGGCTGCTCATTTTTACTCCCAGATTCCAAAGATCCTCCCACTGGAACACCTGCTTTTGTATAGTTAAAATCTTTATCTCTTCTTTGCTGTATCAAAGAAGTTGGGTTGAGCTTTGGTTGTGGTCTCACCATATTCTGGCTACCTGCTACAGAAAGCTTATCACTGCTTGAGGTCGGAGGATCACCAGTTTCCTCAGGTTTTGGTGGAGCAGATGGTGGATCTAGCTTCAGTTGTCTTAAACTTTCCGTGGCCTTCTCGAGATCACCCTCAGAGGCAACCACAGCTCTTTCAACCTCCTGCTTTGTGCACTTATATCTGATTTCCATTTCTGCAATCCGAGCAAGCTCTTCTGatatatcaattttcaaagTACCCCCACCAAGGTTTTGATCCCTGTGCTTATCTGCATGTTCACCCACTTCAAACAGCCATGTCACAGATTCTTCTAACTTTCCTTCATTCAATATAAGAGCCATTGTTGCCCGTTCATGCAAAAATCCCATTGAAACAAGCTGTTGAGCTAGAGCTTCCAGCTTTCTCGACATAAGATAGCCGGTGCACCGCTCACGCAATTCTTGTGCTCGCCTCTCCTTTTGACGCTGATGCTTTTTCTCATTCTTCTGGCGGATTTTTTCCCGCTTGTCATTGTCAGCACCTGGTATTGTTTCCTGCCGGACTGGATGATTAGAAGTCTTCTCTTTTTGATCTTCTGACTCACCAGACCAGCTACCATTATTTGAAACAGAATCATAATCAACCCCAGCTCCTAACAAGCCACCAGGATGATCATCTGTCTCATCTATGTTTCGGAAACGACCATTACTGTGTAGAGGTGAGGCAGAGGATGTCGACACTGTTTCAATGGTATGAAATGTTCCAGACAGTGGATTGTATGCGCTAGCTGAGATACCACTCCCTGCATTAGCAGTTCCCGAAGGCTTTGATGTAGCCTTCTGGGGTTCCTTGCCAGCCTTTTTGTCCTTTGACTTAGATTTTGATGCTGGAGACATCTCAAAAGGCAAATATGTTCCTGTGATGTCTACAATAATGATCGAGACATTTAGTATGTTgtgaaaaaagacaaataacTTGGTCATGCGAGATCACCATTATATCAGACACTATAATAACCAGCGATCATCCACTCAATATCTTCACACAAGTTTATTTGGAAGCATTAAAGGAAGTTGTTATTTTGTGATATAATATACAGATAGCCACACATATGCTATTTATTAAAGGATCAGAACCTCAAAAACTGCTGCATGAAAAGATGCAGAATGAAAATACAAGGGTTAAACACAGGCATAACCACCTACTGACCATCTCATTTAACTAATGTTTTAATGATGCCTGTGGCAGAACTTTAAAGTGAGAAAAGAAACTACCAATgtgcattgaaaaaataaagttcaaacaACCGCTCATTACAAATCCTGATACCCTGCAGCTAAAAGAATACCATAAGTACTATCAGACCAGTCAACTCATTAAATGCACATTCTGGCATGTCCATGTTGAACATGCTTCTTGGAGAACCACACCAAAAAAAGaactaataatataattaaacaatattttattttgcaaaaatacAATCACTCACTTAACAAAATTGCCAGAAAAAATTGTTCCAAATCATAATACAGGATAATGCAGAGACTATATACATCAGAGACATGGAGTTTGAGagttaaatttgatttcatgATAACACATAAATGTCATCTTCAGAAAACTCCAGGAAattaccaaagaaaaaaaactgttgTAATAAAGTTAAGCATCACTACAAAATCACAAGCTTCCCCATGATAGATTACTCTCCAATTTAACAAAGCATCATAGAGTTTTTCACATTTCACAGTATTCATAAACCTAAAACTGTTGAAACTGATTTGTTTAGCAAAGCTTCTAAGTTCTAAAATGCTTACTCCAAAAATCATAAGGAAGACATTCTTAACCAGGGAATCTCAACACTGCCAAATCCTTGCCTACCCACTTCGTCACCTTTGTTACAAGCAAAACCACTCTTGAAGCATTTGAACAGCCAAGTTATCAACTATTTTGTGCCTTTAGCTGATGTTCCAGTTCTTCAGATCTATTGTGTCCCCATTGGCTAAAGcaaggttttaaaatttttacaaagaCACCAACAGTTTCGAGTCACTTGAAAGGCCCAAATATCATCCAATGATGTAATTTCCAGTGTGAAGAGTTAACAAAGGAGCTAGGGTTTTCCTTAGCACAAACGAGGAAGTGAAAAAACTCCACAAACAAGGCCTCTTCTTCCGGAGTATAAATATTCTGAACCGTTAGGATCTTAATAGTtcaaaaataagagaaatctGCAGGCACTTTAGCTGttaaagaaatgaaacaaaatttatttccaAATGTTCAAATGGAGTTTACAAAAGCACACACAAACATTATTGTTTCATTTCTGTTTCTCCATCGCCAAAATGAGTCTTCGAGCATTGAAGTATTGGTGAATTTGAGATCCCATCACTCTTTAAGAACTTAATTTCTTTGAGCAATCCCCACAGAATTATCGAGAAGGGTAGCCACAAGGAACCACATGAACTCAAGTGCTCAACCTAATTGTCCACTAACACCCTGACTTCTCCCAAaataaagaacatttttttaaaacccaaacTATCACTATCAAACTAGGCAACATGTTTAAGAAAGCACAACACAAATGCATGAGCACACCACTATAAGCTATATATTcgtttgtaattaatttttcatatatttccaGCAGAATCTTTCTCCACTGGAGCAATTTTCCCTAATAACATGCCACCAATCAAAGTCGGTGCTTTTCAGCTACCATATAACAACGCTAACAGCAACAAAACAGCAAACACAAGAAAAGCAACCTAACACCATGTAAAATGACCTgccaaattgaaattaatcaaaacttGGAAGTAAACAAGATAAAATCAACGAATTCACACCCCAACCAAGTCTCGATTCTTCAAACTTAATgagaaaaaccctaatttcaacTTCATCTTAAGCAGACCAAGCCCTAGATACACTAAAAAACGATTCCTTCGAaactaaagggaaaaaaagaaaaaaactgccgcaaaaaaacaaagtatcattttccttctcctttgaCGGTTAATTCCACCGCACCGACATTTCCAATCCTTTAACATTACTCCATTGATTACGATCATATATGCCAAAATTATCGTCAATTGATTAAAATAGTCAAATTGATAGATccatcaaaaaaatttcttaatcaTCGAGATTCTCAATCTTAAGCAGAGCGATAAAATCGAATTCAAATCCATAATTCGATTGAGATTCTGtcaattaatcaaaatcaagattgaATGGAAAGActtagagagagagggggagagagaggggggaggAGGAAGGAGGGAGGGCAGACCTGCGGAGAGAGCGAGACGGCAGTGTGATCGATCGGACGGTGGAGATTGAATAGGGAAGGAGAAAGGGATTGGTAGAGGTTGAAACCGAATTGTCAGAATAGAATTAGGGTTTTTGGAGAGAGAGGGGGGCGAGAAAAGagggattttgatttttgtttttattggtttcttgtttttttgtaaaaataaaatctaaaaagatgagaccttatatatttttaatccaaGGGGGATGTGGATGGATGGATGAGAGCCATGTGGCCGTTGCGttctattgttttcttctttccttttttggcTAAGTTAACAAAGGCCCTTTACGGTAATGATTAATACGGTGGgtggttgattttttaattgtttttttatttaaaaatatattaaattaatattttttattttaaaattttattttaaatattaatataacataaaaatataaaaatataatttgaagcaaaaataattaaagattttcaaaagcattttttttaattaaaaagcaaacaaactttaaaaaatatcgtGATAAACTTAAATTTAACTAACTCAAAATCCCCCCAACAACCATGGCTCCTGGGCAACGCGCTTAGGTCTATTACCCCCTATCAAGTTTAGGCAACTCGCTTGAGCTCAACACTCTActctttctgaaattttttggaACCTCCATACGggtttcttaatattttatactgatttaatatgtattatttttagtgaaatacaactcaaaatatcacatgGAAAAAATAACTCTTCAGTATTTCCTCTCCATAAAAAGACAAAACTCATAAGTTATAAATATCTCATAaatctttcaagtttcaagctcatagtttcttcatcttcaacatAAAATTTTTCAGAGCgtatctctttaaaatattattacactttttctttctaaaaagatatttacttAAATATTCAAGAGTCCTAAAATCTACAAAAGAAATCTTTTACAGATACCGACCACCTTGACCTATCAAACATTAGGTATAAACTATCAACCACCTTAGCTAAAGAGAGATTATCTAACATGTAAACTTTGCACCTAAgttacattgattttttaagacTTTTTTATAACacccttaaaatattttttctttaggaTTTAATACTTGAATTATTAGGTGTTTGAATTGAGATATCTTTATGTATTTGAAATGATTGGTAAAACAGTACTTTTGATTTggtgaattataaaattaacaatcatttcCAAACTCAAATTAATCATAACAAATTGAGTTTTAGTttctaaatttgaaattttcaaaCCCTCGTAGCACCATTTGAATTTGGATATAGTTAGGTCTAAGATTGGTGTGAATGCACTTGTAAAAACAGTACcttttatttgatgataatcTTACTAATAATTATGGCTGAAAACATAGCACAAATAGTTCTAATTCAAATTCTTCATAGTTcatacattaaaatttaaacttatttgACAACATGACCTTCTCAAAATTTTCATGCTATTATTTAGGTGtttgtttcaaaccatataatgaCTTAACaagtttatagatttttttgttgtccattacaaaaaaaaaaaattttgattgttcCATTTAAATCTCTTCATCAAGATCaccatttaaaaaagttatttttgcaTCAATTTGAGGTATTTCGAGTTTGTTAATAATTGTAATGGCTATTAATATTCTAATAGAATTTATTCTTGATATAGGTGAACATGtgtcaaaataatttcttcttgttgtttgaaACATTTAACAACAATTTTTGCTTCGTATTTGTTAAGAATTCCATCAGCTTTTATCTTTCATTTAAATATCCACTTATATCCAAATAGTTTACTTGCATATGGAATATCCATGAGTTCCTGTGCATGATTATTCATAATGAATTCAATATCTCTATTGACCATCTTCTTTCAATATGAGCTTCATGACATGAAATTGCTTTAGAGTACATTCGAGATTCATTTTCTAACAtgttagaaaatcaaaaccaaatattttagttattttttctcctttactCATTTTAGGCTcaactttatcatttttaaattgatgatgAATACATGAGCCAGCTTTAATAATTCTCCATGAATGCTTTTCTTATGCTTCCTTAAATGAAACACATTTTTAAAGATGTACATTTCTTGATTTCATTATTGTACTAGGATAAATGCTCTTAATATTTGACTTGTATATAAGAAATTGATATGTGTTGTTATTATAAGCATATCcaataaaaacacaattcatAATTTCAGGTTTTATATTGATCTTTTTGGAATCAAGTACTGTCGTTTTTTCAAAACACTCCCACACtttaaaatgtttataaaaaggttttttacacttttataatttatatggtgtattttttaattttttatgagatactttgttaagtatataattaatagtaAACCCAAACTACTATGTATAAAATCATTCGCGACTCTTCAAATTTTAGCCATATACTACAAGACAATCTTGTGTTTTTTCTATGTGGAAAAGAGGGTTTTGAgttttacaaaaacatattaaccatgagtttttttatatcaattttttgtttatctttattttattttaatcatattaatgtTTCATGTTAAAGAATTTTAGTTGGAAAATAATTGTCAATAAAATTTTAGCACTAAAAGTAagtgaaattcatttttaatttagcataaaatatacatattaacCATGGTAAAACAAATTCTTTAACAATAATTGTCTTTCAATTTATGCATGTGTTTACTAATATGATGCCTCCTAGTATTGAATCTTGTCAGGTAAGTAAGtgttttgcttttgtttctaCAAATGACTAATCTCTTATAGTTAATTACATGCAAATATGGATCCCATATTATGGTTAGTGATgtatccaaataaaataaacctaaaGAATTCTCTAAAAGAGGAAAAAGCCCAAAAATACACCCAAGAAACATGGGCTCGGGCAAGTAGCTCGAGCCCATGCTCCATGCATGGGCATGTGGACGCCTAGTGCATAGGCAAGGTTCTCGAGCCCATTAAAGGTGAAAATGGGTTCGTGCGCGCTGTCCGAACCTAAACACGTTGGGCTCGGGCGATGGGCGTCCGCCCAAACAGGGTGTACGCCCAATGCTCTCATGAGCTCGGGCTATCACGCTCGAGCCTAACGTGTTTGGGTTCAAACAGCGCACCCGAACCCACTTTCACCTCTAATGGGCTTGCGAACCTTACCCAAGCCCAATACTTgccatataattaattttggacCCTACGTGGGTTCCTCAAATTTTCATATTGatcaaatacatattattttaagtagaatataacttaaaatatcacaaaggTAAAATTACACTTCAACCCCTTCTTTTCGTAAAAGGACAAGATTCATGGattataaatacaccatgaataCTTCAAGTCAAAGGTTCACAGTCTTttcattctcaatatttttaatatatatattttcagagtctatctctttaaaacatcattgtactttctctctttaaaagtTAGAGAGTCTCCATGTCCATCAAATGAAACCTTTTACAAGTACTAGTTACATGTCATCTGGTGCACCACTTGCTGTTACCACAGTTACCGGTCACTTGCCTTACTAGACATTGTCTGCTACCATTTACCAACCATTAGGCTTTCCATATTAAGCCATCGAATACCTTGATTATGAAGAATCAATCATATTGTTAATTATCcaaatattattatgtaatttgtaaattatgaattcaaacaattgatacttgaaaaaaaaaacattattaatgaacttttttttttggaatcagACAGATTCGATTTGTCAAGATATCCTTGTTCTATAACCGAATCATTGAACAAGATTCAGAAAGGgaaaattgaaattacaaggacataaaacaaaagagtaataacaataataataaaagtaaaatatatgtAACTCATCCCTATAAAAATCCATAATGTTCCATCTATGCAAATGATTTAAAACTTTCCAACATTATCCTTATAGTATtagaaaagtttcaattttatgtctaataaattttttattgattttaattggaAGGGCATATTCAGAATGGTTTTTGTGAATCAAGGCTAAGTTCATCTCCTATTGTATTTGagcatttataataaattacttTCTTACAACCTCTCATATAATTTTGAACTTTGGATAACAATGTGAGAGCATTCTCCATACTAATTATATTAAATCCtcaagaatatttaatttttaagaatcaaataacctaaaaatttagtaaaaagcccgcttcttgaattttatttcatgaaaaaaatataatatgcaCACAAAGAATCtgaaacaagagaaaaataagaaaaaaaacatataaaaatgtaCTAACAGAGGCATTACATAGGAACTTGTGGAAAACTACAGGggcaacattaaaaaattacaaactatAAGGATATAGGTGAAACATTAGAATATACGGAGGGGTGAAGTtgaccaaaataaaacaaagaaaaccaaagaggCAGCAGAGTTGCAACGTGGCAGGTTAGGGTTTTTTCTGAGGACCTAAAAATCAGCGGCTGGCAGTCAAAGCCCAtaaatgtaattaaattaaagaaatcaccgtaaactttcaaaaaatataaataaattcccCTAAACTTCTCTTCCTTATTCCCGGCTAAACTCTGTCCGTCTCCGTCTCCGTCTCCGTCTCTGTTTCTGTCCATCGTCtccctttgtttttgtttttctaataataatcttt
This region of Populus trichocarpa isolate Nisqually-1 chromosome 9, P.trichocarpa_v4.1, whole genome shotgun sequence genomic DNA includes:
- the LOC7488172 gene encoding uncharacterized protein LOC7488172, with product MSPASKSKSKDKKAGKEPQKATSKPSGTANAGSGISASAYNPLSGTFHTIETVSTSSASPLHSNGRFRNIDETDDHPGGLLGAGVDYDSVSNNGSWSGESEDQKEKTSNHPVRQETIPGADNDKREKIRQKNEKKHQRQKERRAQELRERCTGYLMSRKLEALAQQLVSMGFLHERATMALILNEGKLEESVTWLFEVGEHADKHRDQNLGGGTLKIDISEELARIAEMEIRYKCTKQEVERAVVASEGDLEKATESLRQLKLDPPSAPPKPEETGDPPTSSSDKLSVAGSQNMVRPQPKLNPTSLIQQRRDKDFNYTKAGVPVGGSLESGSKNEQPLKRIQPKLDWPKPQPTPTPTDKRWLSAGSNPSVSYSLASPLQAPPPPAKTETRYVTVGSEYKSLQPGTVREPVIMMQRPQSINSKQVPITSISSSPPGTAAGWYPTNRVDIMKPNGLMPPIPSTRSPSPNNQMFHQFHYQQPQHFVPSNGPGDSPGTSKVNGLWSRAGASPSLAAASSLGLFSGLGSTGSSGASSPVDWSTSGSMAQLDYTSIDWSLDRGLSSPRPGGFWLGPTNLKSSAQTYDSSSAQTYDSSSASGFGARLAMRSAPSGNGIPVPGLQDGGVANSETSTPGSVEWTSPFEGNDLFGLSRQFVSSPSL